The Methanobrevibacter millerae genome includes the window CTTCCGAAAAAAATATTGAAACTCCTAATAGATGCATTGTTACCTCTGAAATTAATAAAATTAAAGGCATGAGAATTAGAGCTGATGCTCCTCCTGGACCATTAGATGTTGTTAATGAAGATTTCCCATGGCAAATATATCAAGCACCATTAGATTATGGTTCGAAAGTAAGGAAGAATATTTCTAAAATTAATGGATTGAGAAATAAGATAGGAACTGTTAGATCAACTATGAATATTCCGAAAAATATGTTGGAAGATGATGAATATAAGAATATTCTTAAATTAATTTATCCTAAAATTACTCAAAAAGACAATATCGATGCACCATTTATGACTGCTTTAATGGAGATACAGTTAAAATCAGGTGCAGATATTATTGTTATTCCTGAACCTTATATCAATTCATCTTATGATGATTTTGTTAATAATTTAAAGAATGCTGTTAAATTTTTGGATGATTGTGATAATGAAAAACCAATTATGCCGATTATTGATATTAAGACAAATAAAGATCGTTTTGATAATAAATTAAAGTATATTTCAGAACAACATTTAAATCCTAAAAAAGATTTTGGGTTGTTAGGTATTTCGTGTAGAGTTTATGGGTCACAATTCAATTTACATACTCTTCGTAATATGTCTGACAAATTCGAAAAATTTTGGATTCATGGATTTGGAGCTTATAGAAACCAAGCTAAAAAAACATTTTATAATCCTCATGCAGTTACAATTTGGGGCATTGATACTGTTGGGGTAACTCCTCAAGGCAGATATATTCCTGGAGTTACAGATGTTAATAATGTTAATGAGAAAGGCGAAGTAAAATTAAGATTATATACTGAAGATTCTTGGGGGATTCATAAAGGCCTTCAAAGTTTTGTTGAAAATCATTTATGTGATTGCGATGGCTGTGATTATTTCAGAAGAACAACCAATCCCAACAATTTGCAAAATTCTTTAGATGTTCATGAGATTATTCAATCTCATAATCAAATTGTTAATTCTAGACGAAATATTCAAGAAAATGATTATTTATCTTTAGTTAAAGAAAAAAAAGATTTTAAAGAATATTATTTAAGTTCAGTGGGAGATATTTAAGTTTTGTTTTTTCTTATTTATTCATAGGGAATATAAGTCAAATTAAAACTTGAATTATCTTTAATCATTCTATAAACGGGAATGTTCCTTAGTTCACATAATTTTTTGATAAAATATGCATCTCTCTCATCAATTTTATAACCTAAATAAACATTTTTCGGTGTTAAAAATTTGATATAGGGTTTGTTGTTGTACCATTTAATTTCAAATAATTTCCCTGGATTTTTAAGCATAATTATTCTCCATTCTTGTTCATATTCCCATTCAATAGATTTATTGGTAAATGTTTCAATGGCTAATTTTCCTTTGTCTGCGCCATCAAATATTTTAGGCAAAATTTCTTTATTTCTTTTTTCTGTAACATAAGCAATTGGGAAAAGAATTTGTTTTAATTTTTTATCATATTCTTTATCATTTTTAAAATCATACTCAACACAAATTCCTTTATGTTCTCCACCATAATGATGCCACATTGGAGTAATATCGTTTCTCTCACTGAAACAAGCAATATAAATTAAATCTTTCATATATTTATTAGCTTCATAAAAATTGTTTTTGATATCATTTTTATCTAACATAGGGTTTTTTATAGGGTTATTATAAAATTCATCCAAGTCATATAATAAATCCCCTTCAAACGGATCATTTAAATCTTTAATTTCTCGTAGATACATTAAATCATCTAAAATTAATGTTTTTGCATGTTTAACGCGAGTATATTGGAAAATTTTTGTTAAGTGCTGATTTTTACAATCAAGCCATTTTTGTTCATCATCAACTTCAATTTTAAAATAATTATCAAAAAATTTATTCCGCCAGTTATTGTCATCCATAGTTAAACATTTATTCATTGTTCTATTTATTTTATTTCTTATTAATGCATAATTTATTTATTATTCAGAGATAAAATTGTTATTATGTGTTATAATAATGAATTCATTAAAGAAATTGAAATTAATAATTATGATGATTTAGTTAAGAGTATCCAAGGAAAATCTAAGAAATGTGATAATCTTCGTGATAAATTTATATTTTAATAAATTATATAATGTTTTATGAGTGAGTTAAAACAGATTGTTTTGAGTGTATTTAGTGGTGTTGTCTCTTCATTTATTTATAGTATTATTTTAGTATTTTTTGGATTTCTAAGTAATGGAAATGATGTGAGTATTAATTCCTTTTTAAAAATTTTAATTAATAATTGGTTTGTTTTATTATTAATATTTCTAGTAATTGCAGGCATTATTTATCAAAGATTTAGAATGATTGAAAAATGTTATATTCAGGAATATCAAAGTGATTTCCCTGTTGTTGAAAGGAAATCAATTTGTTCATCAAATTTAGTTTGGAGAGTTATTATTCAAGATAATAATCATGCAATAAATTCACCTTATTTTACTTATAATTTAATTGGTCCTTTTTGTTCCAATATGTTTGAAGATGATGTATGTTTAACTCCTCTTAAAATAAAAAATAGATTTTTATTTTATGAATTAAAATGTCCTTCATGTAATAAGAGATATTTTAAATTTAAAAGTTTAACATGTTATAAAAAGGATATCGAGTTGAAAATTTATCCTTATTTAATTAAAAATAAAATTTCAACTTCAGAACAGTTTATTAAATTTATAAAAAATAATAGGCACTTCTAAATTTTTTAAAAGAGTTTTTTTTGATGTTTTAAAACAAATAGTTTGGGATAGATAATATATCTAAAAATTTTTATTTTGCATATGATAAATATTAGTTTATGATTAGCGATTATAAATGTCCTAACTTCGAATTCAACACCATTGTAGATGAATTCGGCACTGAAAAAATATTTTTCAAAGCAGATAATGCAAAGCTCATTTTCAGTGATTATGAAATATATGATATTTCAGATGTTAGATTATATGTTTTGGATGATATTAAAGTTGATTTCAAATCAGATGTGAGGATAGAAAAGGACTATACTGAGTTCAATATTGTCTTTGAATCATCTGATGGTTGGTTAGTCAATATTGAAAAATGTTATTTCACATATTTTCAAAATATGTATCCAGTCTCTGCAGAGGGCCTTAAGGTAATACTTACTAAAGGAAAATCCAGTAATAATGCTCCAATAAGGTATTATAAATTCATTGAAAATTTAAATTTTTTGTTAATCTTAAAAAAGTAGCTATTATATATAAATATTTATATATTAAAAATAATAAATTAAATAATAAAAATAGGTGGAGGACATTATTAATGGCAGATTCTATTATTTTACTTGAAGAAAGAAAAGAAGTCACAACTTTCTTATTGGATGAAGGTACAATT containing:
- a CDS encoding DUF2971 domain-containing protein, producing the protein MDDNNWRNKFFDNYFKIEVDDEQKWLDCKNQHLTKIFQYTRVKHAKTLILDDLMYLREIKDLNDPFEGDLLYDLDEFYNNPIKNPMLDKNDIKNNFYEANKYMKDLIYIACFSERNDITPMWHHYGGEHKGICVEYDFKNDKEYDKKLKQILFPIAYVTEKRNKEILPKIFDGADKGKLAIETFTNKSIEWEYEQEWRIIMLKNPGKLFEIKWYNNKPYIKFLTPKNVYLGYKIDERDAYFIKKLCELRNIPVYRMIKDNSSFNLTYIPYE